Proteins from a single region of Pseudopedobacter saltans DSM 12145:
- a CDS encoding DUF5683 domain-containing protein yields the protein MIKYAFSIILLLGLVLNVKGQELDSLSKQIIKEGSDVGPAIKERGNTLFRDSSSLQSPRKAVLRSAIIPGWGQIRNKKWWKVPLVYGGYVGVGLYYEFNQRYYKEFLSESQARKRGEFKYEKYQFATDEQIYNTKDFYRRNRDLAIIAFFAFHSLQMIDAYIDAKLATFDVSDNLSINLKPSIYTPMYAGSGFQAPVPMLKLNIKL from the coding sequence ATGATTAAGTATGCATTCTCTATTATTTTATTGCTGGGTCTTGTCTTAAATGTAAAAGGACAGGAGTTGGACTCGCTTTCTAAACAAATTATCAAGGAAGGAAGCGACGTTGGACCGGCCATAAAGGAAAGAGGTAATACACTTTTTAGAGATTCAAGTTCATTGCAATCTCCAAGAAAAGCTGTGTTGAGATCTGCTATAATACCGGGATGGGGGCAAATCAGAAATAAAAAATGGTGGAAAGTACCCTTAGTTTATGGCGGTTATGTAGGAGTTGGTTTGTATTATGAGTTTAATCAACGCTATTATAAAGAATTTTTATCAGAAAGTCAGGCCAGAAAGCGAGGCGAATTTAAGTATGAAAAATACCAATTTGCTACAGATGAACAGATTTACAATACAAAAGATTTTTATCGAAGAAACAGAGATTTGGCTATTATAGCCTTTTTTGCTTTTCACTCCTTACAAATGATAGATGCATATATAGATGCAAAATTGGCCACTTTTGATGTAAGTGATAATCTGTCTATAAATTTAAAACCTTCAATTTATACACCAATGTATGCGGGATCAGGTTTTCAGGCACCTGTTCCAATGCTTAAACTAAATATTAAATTATGA